A part of Oncorhynchus clarkii lewisi isolate Uvic-CL-2024 chromosome 17, UVic_Ocla_1.0, whole genome shotgun sequence genomic DNA contains:
- the LOC139370210 gene encoding zinc finger protein 16-like, whose amino-acid sequence MDPHISVKDEPTSDDDVTHSWCNPVQPSQMDYSHEGAVDKSELEPDDLPGLSEARKPTFNVIVKEEEEDEDDEEDMVDRGSDTDYTPSPAVVVKVGEPKAPKNKNTVKKLHQCPDCGKTFERLSRLKRHEPSHLRKSKHPCPDCNQSFGNLSVLKKHRGTHKSTEKPTHQCQQCGKTFEKLSRLRRHQPVHQRRKRMDHPCPKCGKTFKKLSGLVRHERGHTGEKPFPCSQCGKSFADDRHRKVHEQAHQGKLERPHRCADCGICFPKPSELRRHQRAHTGEKPHRCPDCGKAYSRSETLKRHLLIHTGERPHLCTDCGKSFIDLQQLKSHQRIHTGEKPFHCPVCGKGFSQRGNMRAHHRTHTGEKLHHCADCGASLSTSSSLKEHQLIHTGERPFQCLVCGKRFLHIWRLRKHQKTHTHTHTGLTHTTD is encoded by the exons GTGCTGTTGATAAGTCTGAGTTGGAACCAGATGACCTTCCAGGCCTCAGTGAGGCAAGAAAACCAACATTCAATGTGAttgtcaaagaggaggaggaagatgaggatgatgaggaggacaTGGTTGACCGAG GTTCAGACACCGACTACACACCAAGTCCCGCTGTGGTAGTGAAGGTGGGAGAACCCAAAGCACCAAAGAATAAGAACACAGTAAAGAAACTCCACCAGTGCCCCGACTGCGGTAAAACCTTTGAGAGGCTGTCGCGTCTGAAGAGGCACGAGCCATCACACTTGAGGAAGAGCAAGCACCCGTGCCCCGACTGCAACCAGTCTTTTGGCAACCTCTCAGTCCTGAAGAAACACAGGGGAACACACAAGAGCACCGAGAAGCCGACTCACCAGTGTCAACAGTGTGGCAAGACGTTTGAGAAGCTGTCGCGCCTCAGAAG GCACCAGCCCGTACACCAGAGGAGAAAGAGGATGGACCACCCGTGTCCTAAATGTGGCAAGACCTTCAAGAAGTTATCCGGCCTGGTTCGGCACGAGCGAGGACACACCGGAGAGAAACCGTTCCCTTGCTCCCAGTGCGGGAAGAGCTTTGCCGACGACCGTCACCGGAAAGTGCACGAGCAGGCTCACCAAGGGAAGCTGGAGAGACCCCACCGCTGCGCTGACTGCGGGATCTGCTTCCCCAAACCATCCGAGCTTCGACGGCACCAACGCGCTCACACGGGAGAGAAACCGCACCGCTGCCCTGACTGTGGGAAGGCCTATTCCCGGTCAGAGACTCTGAAGAGGCACCTTCTCATCCACACGGGGGAGAGACCTCACCTCTGCACTGATTGTGGGAAAAGCTTCATTGACTTGCAGCAGTTGAAATCTCACCAGCggattcacactggagagaaaccattCCACTGCCCCGTGTGTGGGAAGGGTTTCTCACAGAGGGGTAACATGAGGGCACACCATCGgactcacacaggggagaaacttCACCACTGTGCCGACTGCGGGGCCAGTCTTTCCACATCTTCTAGTTTAAAAGAGCATCAgctcattcacacaggagagaggcccTTCCAGTGTCTGGTCTGTGGCAAACGCTTTCTGCACATCTGGAGACTCAGAAAACaccagaagacacacacacacacacacaccggactaACACACACAACGGACTAA
- the LOC139370493 gene encoding apoptosis-associated speck-like protein containing a CARD produces MTVYLFLSFLIWKMNQNDLAEKLEIRERSSTLDVPALLLTTLKELTEEQLKIFQSNLTTVQLLGFPPIPKSQLENTDRQVTVDQMMKRYGPERAVKITLVNLKWMNRKLAEKKREALLLATLEELSTDNPPANPSAPPGRAFIRRHRMALETRLGLLQPIFLRLQDHGVLIHEEREEVDSKSTKTLQNQALLDMVVRKGSRAQEHFYQVLKEVDPCLVEDLEEQTV; encoded by the exons ATGACTGTATATCTCTTCCTGAGCTTCCTGATCTGGAAGATGAACCAGAATGATCTGGCAGAGAAGTTAGAGATCAGAGAA AGATCCTCCACGTTGGATGTTCCAGCTCTGCTGCTGACCACTCTGAAGGAGCTCACTGAAGAACAGCTGAAGATATTTCAGTCTAACTTGACTACGGTCCAGCTGCTTGGCTTTCCTCCCATCCCAAAGAGCCAGCTGGAGAACACTGACAGACAAGTCACAGTGGATCAGATGATGAAGAGATACGGCCCTGAGAGAGCTGTGAAGATCACACTTGTGAACCTGAAGTGGATGAATCGA AAACTTgcagagaagaaaagagaagctCTGCTGCTGGCCACTCTGGAGGAGCTGAGCAcagata ACCCTCCTGCCAACCCCTCTGCCCCCCCTGGTAGAGCCTTCATCAGAAGACACAGGATGGCTCTAGAGACTCGCCTGGGACTCTTACAGCCCATATTCCTGCGTCTCCAGGATCATGGAGTTCTGATTcacgaggagagggaggaggtggacaGCAAATCCACCAAGACCCTACAGAACCAAGCCCTGCTGGACATGGTGGTAAGGAAGGGGTCTCGCGCCCAGGAACACTTCTACCAGGTCCTGAAGGAAGTAGATCCCTGCCTGGTCGAAGACCTGGAAGAGCAGACAGTCTGA